A region from the Acipenser ruthenus chromosome 49, fAciRut3.2 maternal haplotype, whole genome shotgun sequence genome encodes:
- the LOC117401312 gene encoding growth arrest and DNA damage-inducible protein GADD45 beta-like yields MTLEEVVGCNTTEKKMETVNQALEELLAAAQRRDCLTVGVYESAKLMNVDPDSVILCILATDEEDEGDIALQIHFTLIQAFCCDNDINILRVSGMQRLAEVLGETNAESNGSEPKDLHCILVTNPHTDTWKNQALEEVGSYCAESRCKNQWIPYISMQQR; encoded by the exons ATGACTCTAGAAGAAGTCGTTGGCTGCAACACAACTGAAAAAAA gaTGGAAACTGTAAACCAAGCTTTAGAAGAATTGCTGGCCGCAGCACAGAGGCGAGATTGCCTAACTGTGGGAGTCTACGAGTCTGCGAAGCTGATGAATGT CGATCCTGATAGCGTCATTCTGTGCATCCTAGCGACCGACGAGGAAGACGAGGGTGACATTGCCTTGCAAATTCACTTCACCCTCATCCAAGCTTTCTGCTGTGATAACGACATCAACATCCTGCGAGTGTCCGGCATGCAGAGACTAGCCGAGGTTCTGGGCGAAACCAACGCGGAGAGCAACGGCAGCGAACCGAAAGACCTGCACTGCATCCTTGTCACT AATCCCCACACAGATACTTGGAAAAACCAAGCTCTTGAGGAAGTGGGCAGCTACTGCGCGGAAAGCCGCTGCAAAAACCAGTGGATCCCGTACATCTCAATGCAACAGCGCTGA
- the LOC117401304 gene encoding survival motor neuron protein-like isoform X1, translated as MAELDGEIVYQSGRTEVGESFCEDTALVRAYDKALQSFPAMEREGCHPHVIVPGESEGENETKREEEEDKGTKVQWQVGWRCCAVWSEDGLVYPAMVRKLLPDRGRCVVRFEGYGNEEEQDLSALLPAQDPEPSSPTQTQDSEPSGPTQTQDSEPSDPTHTSEPQPESGQASQWQVGWRCCAVWSEDGLVYPAVVRKLLPDRGRCVVRFEGYGNEEEQDLSALLPAQDPEPSGPTQTQDSEPTHTTELHEEEDGEDESRPESLKPVKKEKAKKQGRSCPERNHAFPFPFPFPPPMPQGYSGGPTFLPLPPPPPPPPPAFTFHSSNCEGAADEIDVDSLSSMLLSWYLCGYHTGFHLGLQQGRAEAEKNCAKIKQAQLNTNKKLRKNLS; from the exons ATGGCGGAATTGGACGGAGAAATAGTCTACCAGAGTGGCAGAACAGAA GTGGGTGAGTCTTTCTGTGAGGATACAGCGCTGGTCAGAGCCTATGACAAGGCATTACAG AGCTTCCCAGCGATGGAGCGCGAGGGCTGTCACCCGCACGTCATTGTCCCGGGGGAATCTGAAGGAGAGAACGAGAcaaagagagaggaagaggaagacaAGGGGACAAAAGTGCAG TGGCAGGTGGGGTGGCGGTGCTGTGCAGTCTGGTCGGAGGATGGGCTGGTGTACCCCGCAATGGTGCGCAAGCTGTTGCCGGACCGAGGGAGGTGTGTAGTTCGGTTTGAGGGCTACGGGAACGAGGAGGAGCAGGATCTCAGCGCCCTGCTGCCAGCCCAGGACCCTGAGCCCTCCAGTCCCACCCAAACCCAGGACTCTGAGCCCTCCGGTCCCACCCAAACCCAGGACTCTGAGCCCTCCGATCCCACCCACACCTCTGAACCACAACCAGAATCTGGACAGGCATCACAG tggcaggTTGGGTGGCGGTGCTGTGCAGTCTGGTCGGAGGATGGGCTGGTGTACCCCGCAGTGGTGCGCAAGCTGTTGCCGGACCGAGGGAGGTGTGTAGTTCGGTTTGAGGGCTACGGGAACGAGGAGGAGCAGGATCTCAGCGCTCTGCTGCCAGCCCAGGACCCTGAGCCCTCCGGTCCCACCCAAACCCAAGACTCTGAGCCCACCCACACCACAGAACTACAT gaggaggaggatggcGAGGATGAAAGCCGCCCGGAGTCTTTGAAACCTGTGAAAAAGGAAAAGGCAAAGAAGCAGGGCCGCTCCTGCCCTGAACGCAACCACGCTTTCCCGTTCCCCTTCCCGTTCCCCCCCCCAATGCCACAGGGATACAGCGGCGGGCCC ACCTTCCTGCCCCTcccgccccctccccctccccctccccctgcctTCACTTTCCACTCCTCTAACTGTGAAGGAGCTGCTGACGAGATCGACGTGGACTCGCTGTCCAGCATGCTGCTCTCCTGGTACTTGTGTGGATATCACACCGGCTTCCACCTG GGCTTGCAGCAGGGTCGAGCAGAAGCTGAGAAAAACTGTGCCAAAATCAAACAAGCTCAGCTGAACACCAATAAGAAACTCAGGAAGAACCTCTCATAG
- the LOC117401304 gene encoding survival motor neuron protein-like isoform X2 — MAELDGEIVYQSGRTESFPAMEREGCHPHVIVPGESEGENETKREEEEDKGTKVQWQVGWRCCAVWSEDGLVYPAMVRKLLPDRGRCVVRFEGYGNEEEQDLSALLPAQDPEPSSPTQTQDSEPSGPTQTQDSEPSDPTHTSEPQPESGQASQWQVGWRCCAVWSEDGLVYPAVVRKLLPDRGRCVVRFEGYGNEEEQDLSALLPAQDPEPSGPTQTQDSEPTHTTELHEEEDGEDESRPESLKPVKKEKAKKQGRSCPERNHAFPFPFPFPPPMPQGYSGGPTFLPLPPPPPPPPPAFTFHSSNCEGAADEIDVDSLSSMLLSWYLCGYHTGFHLGLQQGRAEAEKNCAKIKQAQLNTNKKLRKNLS, encoded by the exons ATGGCGGAATTGGACGGAGAAATAGTCTACCAGAGTGGCAGAACAGAA AGCTTCCCAGCGATGGAGCGCGAGGGCTGTCACCCGCACGTCATTGTCCCGGGGGAATCTGAAGGAGAGAACGAGAcaaagagagaggaagaggaagacaAGGGGACAAAAGTGCAG TGGCAGGTGGGGTGGCGGTGCTGTGCAGTCTGGTCGGAGGATGGGCTGGTGTACCCCGCAATGGTGCGCAAGCTGTTGCCGGACCGAGGGAGGTGTGTAGTTCGGTTTGAGGGCTACGGGAACGAGGAGGAGCAGGATCTCAGCGCCCTGCTGCCAGCCCAGGACCCTGAGCCCTCCAGTCCCACCCAAACCCAGGACTCTGAGCCCTCCGGTCCCACCCAAACCCAGGACTCTGAGCCCTCCGATCCCACCCACACCTCTGAACCACAACCAGAATCTGGACAGGCATCACAG tggcaggTTGGGTGGCGGTGCTGTGCAGTCTGGTCGGAGGATGGGCTGGTGTACCCCGCAGTGGTGCGCAAGCTGTTGCCGGACCGAGGGAGGTGTGTAGTTCGGTTTGAGGGCTACGGGAACGAGGAGGAGCAGGATCTCAGCGCTCTGCTGCCAGCCCAGGACCCTGAGCCCTCCGGTCCCACCCAAACCCAAGACTCTGAGCCCACCCACACCACAGAACTACAT gaggaggaggatggcGAGGATGAAAGCCGCCCGGAGTCTTTGAAACCTGTGAAAAAGGAAAAGGCAAAGAAGCAGGGCCGCTCCTGCCCTGAACGCAACCACGCTTTCCCGTTCCCCTTCCCGTTCCCCCCCCCAATGCCACAGGGATACAGCGGCGGGCCC ACCTTCCTGCCCCTcccgccccctccccctccccctccccctgcctTCACTTTCCACTCCTCTAACTGTGAAGGAGCTGCTGACGAGATCGACGTGGACTCGCTGTCCAGCATGCTGCTCTCCTGGTACTTGTGTGGATATCACACCGGCTTCCACCTG GGCTTGCAGCAGGGTCGAGCAGAAGCTGAGAAAAACTGTGCCAAAATCAAACAAGCTCAGCTGAACACCAATAAGAAACTCAGGAAGAACCTCTCATAG